Proteins encoded by one window of Ktedonobacterales bacterium:
- a CDS encoding class I SAM-dependent methyltransferase yields MITSVYDQIAEWYDEQVRTGRLIHDLVLPALFTVIGEVTGQHICDLACGQGVVARRLAQGGAKVVGIDLSERLLEIARSEEAADPLHITYAQDDAQQCQTLAKASFDGVVCNMALMDIPDLAATYQAAHRILRARGWFAFSITHPCIQMPDSTWSKRDDGTVIRESGNYFAEGFWRPPPGPGVRGRVGNHHRTLSAYLNSLVRAGFQIQSISEPRASGDLERRFPGYLSLPAALVVHCLKA; encoded by the coding sequence ATGATCACCTCGGTTTACGATCAGATTGCTGAGTGGTATGACGAGCAGGTACGCACCGGCAGGCTGATTCATGATCTGGTACTCCCAGCATTGTTTACTGTGATTGGCGAAGTTACCGGACAGCATATCTGCGATCTGGCCTGCGGGCAAGGCGTAGTCGCCCGGCGGCTGGCGCAGGGTGGGGCGAAGGTCGTTGGCATTGATCTTTCAGAGCGGCTCCTCGAAATCGCCCGGAGCGAAGAAGCGGCTGATCCGCTGCATATCACCTATGCGCAGGACGACGCCCAGCAGTGCCAGACGCTGGCAAAAGCAAGCTTTGATGGCGTGGTCTGTAATATGGCGCTAATGGACATCCCTGATCTGGCGGCAACATATCAGGCAGCGCATCGCATTCTGCGCGCGCGGGGCTGGTTCGCCTTTTCCATCACTCATCCATGTATCCAGATGCCTGACTCGACATGGAGCAAGCGTGACGATGGAACGGTCATCCGCGAGTCTGGGAACTATTTTGCCGAGGGATTCTGGAGGCCACCCCCTGGGCCTGGCGTGCGTGGGCGTGTCGGCAATCATCATCGCACGCTAAGCGCCTATCTCAACAGTCTGGTACGAGCCGGTTTCCAAATCCAGTCGATCAGCGAGCCGCGAGCCTCTGGCGATCTGGAACGACGGTTCCCAGGCTATCTTTCACTACCTGCCGCGCTTGTTGTCCACTGCCTGAAAGCCTGA
- a CDS encoding site-2 protease family protein has product MDSNRYAGFGQSSDGTWDQSQQYSSYPPSPEYFQSPKPDYPTYPPEPDYFQSAAPTQPGAGPRPAQPGYLTPDYYGETPTNQLTDIRYDQPNKRSKWVKAGGGAGIGILGVLLKFGAAILGGLKYAFAFFKFGSVFSIVISLAVYAAAFGWQFAIGIIFLLFLHEMGHVLVLRAKGVPASAPIFIPLMGAFVAMKAMPRNAKDEAEIAIAGPILGTIAALLCFIPHFLGSQSGLWPALAYFGFFINLFNLIPVSPLDGGRIVGAISRKVWLLGLVLLVGLLFLRFNIFLLFIVGLSAFTIFSQLRHPNQSQQSYYQVPLGTKIFISIAYFGLAAFLVVMMVYAQSLIPIATGY; this is encoded by the coding sequence ATGGATTCCAATCGCTATGCCGGTTTTGGACAGAGCAGCGACGGCACGTGGGACCAGTCTCAGCAGTATTCCAGCTATCCACCGTCGCCGGAGTATTTCCAGTCGCCAAAACCAGACTATCCAACCTATCCCCCGGAGCCGGACTATTTCCAGTCAGCGGCGCCGACCCAGCCCGGCGCAGGCCCCAGGCCAGCGCAGCCCGGCTATCTGACCCCTGACTATTACGGTGAGACGCCTACCAATCAACTGACCGATATTCGCTACGATCAGCCCAACAAGCGCAGCAAATGGGTCAAAGCCGGTGGCGGCGCTGGCATCGGCATCCTGGGCGTGCTGCTGAAGTTTGGCGCGGCCATTCTGGGCGGGCTGAAATATGCCTTTGCCTTCTTCAAGTTTGGCTCAGTCTTCTCCATCGTCATCAGCCTGGCGGTCTACGCCGCCGCGTTTGGCTGGCAGTTTGCGATTGGCATCATCTTCCTGCTCTTCCTGCACGAGATGGGACATGTATTGGTCTTGCGAGCAAAGGGCGTGCCTGCCAGCGCGCCCATCTTTATTCCCCTGATGGGTGCGTTTGTCGCCATGAAGGCTATGCCGCGCAATGCCAAAGATGAGGCGGAAATCGCCATCGCCGGACCAATCCTTGGGACGATTGCCGCGCTGCTCTGCTTCATCCCCCACTTTTTGGGCAGCCAGAGCGGCCTCTGGCCCGCGCTGGCTTATTTCGGTTTCTTCATCAACCTGTTCAACCTGATCCCCGTCAGCCCGCTGGACGGTGGGCGCATCGTGGGGGCTATTTCGCGCAAGGTGTGGCTGCTTGGATTGGTGCTGCTGGTCGGGCTGCTTTTCCTGCGCTTTAATATCTTTCTACTCTTCATCGTGGGCCTCTCCGCGTTCACCATCTTCAGCCAGCTTCGCCACCCAAACCAATCGCAGCAGAGCTACTATCAGGTACCGCTGGGTACCAAAATCTTTATCAGCATTGCTTACTTTGGGCTGGCCGCCTTTCTGGTCGTCATGATGGTCTACGCGCAGAGCCTCATCCCCATAGCAACCGGCTACTAA
- a CDS encoding MerR family transcriptional regulator has protein sequence MPAMSSTPSDKTVSPDRPAEGQRPKYRIEQVADRLQTTRRTLRYYEEIGLLPPAERTEGGYRLYSEDDIARLERIQRLKDLLGFSLAEIRELLQADDERGLVRVAFQHETDPAVKLKHIEEAERLSRQQLGVVEHKIAGLEKMRDDILERLEHYTRHRQELHDALEGSAASPEQAANNP, from the coding sequence ATGCCTGCCATGTCGTCAACTCCATCGGATAAAACCGTATCACCGGATAGGCCAGCCGAGGGTCAAAGACCAAAATATCGAATCGAGCAGGTGGCGGATCGCCTGCAAACCACCAGGCGTACTTTACGCTATTACGAAGAAATCGGCCTGCTGCCGCCAGCCGAGCGCACCGAAGGGGGGTATCGTCTCTACAGCGAAGATGATATTGCTCGCCTGGAGCGCATCCAGCGGCTTAAAGACCTGCTGGGCTTTTCGCTGGCGGAGATTCGTGAACTGCTCCAGGCCGATGATGAGCGCGGGTTGGTTCGCGTGGCCTTTCAGCACGAGACCGATCCAGCCGTCAAGCTGAAGCATATCGAGGAGGCGGAACGGCTCAGCCGCCAGCAATTAGGGGTGGTGGAACATAAAATTGCCGGGCTGGAGAAGATGCGGGACGATATTCTAGAGCGCCTGGAACACTATACCCGGCATCGCCAGGAACTGCACGACGCCCTTGAGGGGAGCGCGGCGTCTCCTGAACAAGCCGCAAATAATCCTTGA
- a CDS encoding competence/damage-inducible protein A — translation MRAEILSIGTELLLGHITDTNAPYLAQQLAGLGIDLYFVSTVGDNQQRIVETLRRAWGRADLIITTGGLGPTEDDLTRESIAELLGEEMRVVPALESELRAFFSGRGVAMPERNVKQAALISSATSLLNPVGTAPGWWTERDDHIIVSMPGVPHEMMRMWTHEALPLLRPRTGAVLFTRMLRVAGLGESAVEQRLEGLLQSANPTIATYARRDAVDVRVTAKAAAESEAQALVATMEAQARERLGSYIFGINDETLQSVLGGLLLDRGWTLGAMESCTGGLFASTITDVAGSSDYFRGGLVSYSTEMKAEWGVSRETLAAHGAVSVETARAMASAARARLGVDVGIGITGVAGPTEQEGKPIGTVHIAVESPLGVATASPNLSSRSRVEVKWRATLAALNLARLHLLGIWKQAS, via the coding sequence ATGCGCGCTGAAATCCTCTCGATTGGCACCGAACTCTTACTGGGCCATATCACCGATACGAACGCTCCCTACCTTGCCCAGCAGCTTGCCGGGCTGGGCATCGATCTGTATTTTGTTTCCACCGTTGGCGATAACCAGCAGCGCATCGTCGAGACGCTGCGACGAGCCTGGGGACGCGCCGACCTTATCATCACTACTGGCGGCCTGGGGCCTACCGAAGACGATCTGACCCGCGAAAGCATCGCGGAACTCCTGGGCGAAGAGATGCGCGTGGTCCCTGCATTGGAGAGCGAACTGCGCGCCTTCTTTAGCGGGCGCGGCGTCGCCATGCCAGAGCGCAACGTCAAACAGGCCGCGCTCATTTCCTCGGCAACGTCGCTGCTCAATCCGGTGGGTACCGCGCCGGGCTGGTGGACCGAGCGCGACGATCATATCATCGTCTCCATGCCGGGGGTACCGCACGAGATGATGCGCATGTGGACCCACGAGGCGCTGCCGCTGCTGCGCCCGCGCACAGGGGCCGTCCTCTTCACGCGCATGCTGCGTGTCGCCGGATTGGGAGAATCAGCCGTCGAGCAGCGTCTGGAAGGGCTGCTGCAAAGCGCCAACCCCACCATCGCCACCTACGCCAGACGCGACGCGGTAGATGTGCGCGTGACCGCCAAAGCCGCAGCCGAGTCTGAAGCGCAGGCGTTGGTAGCTACAATGGAGGCGCAGGCGCGCGAGCGGCTGGGCAGCTACATCTTTGGCATCAACGATGAAACGCTGCAAAGCGTGCTGGGCGGCCTCTTGCTGGACAGAGGCTGGACGCTGGGCGCGATGGAGTCCTGCACCGGCGGCCTCTTCGCCAGCACGATCACCGATGTGGCCGGTAGTTCGGACTATTTTCGCGGCGGGCTGGTTTCCTACTCCACCGAGATGAAAGCCGAATGGGGTGTTTCACGTGAAACATTGGCGGCGCATGGGGCCGTTAGCGTCGAAACGGCCAGGGCAATGGCAAGCGCCGCGCGCGCCCGGCTGGGCGTGGACGTGGGCATCGGCATTACCGGCGTGGCCGGACCCACCGAGCAGGAAGGCAAACCCATCGGCACAGTGCATATCGCCGTAGAATCGCCCCTGGGCGTGGCGACGGCCAGCCCCAACCTGAGCAGCCGCAGCCGTGTGGAGGTGAAATGGCGCGCCACGCTGGCCGCCTTGAACCTGGCCCGGCTGCATCTGCTGGGCATCTGGAAACAGGCGAGCTAA
- a CDS encoding NAD(P)-dependent oxidoreductase, which produces MKQRIGFIGLGLMGKPMARNLMKAGFPLTIYARHPEKVQDLVSEGATPVTSSRAVGEASDVVITMLPNSPEVEEVVFDEAGVLAGAGARVGMTIIDMSTIAPDASRDFARRAAERGVAFLDAPVSGGSTGAEAGTLSIMVGGDQQVFEACRPILEAMGSREKIFYVGPSGSGEVVKLANNLLCGAIAAASAEAMVLGVKAGVDVESLAKIIGVSSGASWQLSTVFPLRVYNGSFQPGFMTDLLYKDLGLALDLGAANGVPLELAALTREMYARAREAGYGRSDYSAVIKLLEEQAGAEVRTHPKS; this is translated from the coding sequence GTGAAGCAGCGAATAGGTTTTATCGGCCTGGGGCTGATGGGCAAGCCGATGGCGCGCAATCTGATGAAGGCGGGCTTCCCGCTGACCATCTACGCGCGCCATCCAGAAAAGGTGCAAGACCTCGTTTCAGAGGGCGCGACGCCGGTTACTTCCAGCCGCGCGGTGGGCGAAGCGTCGGACGTGGTGATTACCATGCTGCCCAATTCGCCAGAGGTCGAAGAAGTCGTTTTCGACGAGGCGGGCGTGCTGGCGGGCGCGGGCGCGCGAGTGGGCATGACGATCATAGATATGAGTACGATTGCGCCGGACGCCTCGCGGGACTTCGCCCGGCGCGCTGCTGAGCGCGGCGTAGCCTTTCTGGATGCGCCGGTAAGCGGCGGCTCAACCGGCGCGGAAGCCGGCACGCTCAGCATCATGGTGGGCGGCGATCAACAGGTGTTCGAGGCGTGCCGCCCGATCCTTGAGGCGATGGGCAGCCGGGAAAAAATCTTCTACGTCGGGCCGAGCGGGTCGGGCGAGGTGGTGAAGCTTGCCAACAACCTGCTCTGCGGGGCGATTGCCGCCGCCTCTGCCGAAGCGATGGTGCTGGGCGTGAAGGCGGGCGTGGATGTGGAGTCGTTGGCAAAGATTATTGGCGTCAGCAGCGGCGCAAGCTGGCAGTTGAGTACAGTCTTTCCTTTGCGCGTCTATAACGGCTCGTTTCAGCCTGGGTTTATGACCGATCTACTCTATAAAGACCTGGGGCTGGCGCTGGACCTGGGCGCGGCCAATGGCGTGCCGCTGGAACTGGCCGCGCTCACCCGCGAGATGTATGCGCGCGCCCGCGAGGCGGGCTATGGCCGGTCTGATTATTCAGCGGTCATCAAACTGCTGGAGGAGCAGGCTGGAGCCGAGGTCCGTACCCACCCGAAAAGCTAA
- a CDS encoding carboxylate-amine ligase has protein sequence MPGKYTLGIEEEFQLVDAVTGSLRSGIVPLMALTKEQLGDQVKAEFLQCTAETITGVCPSIAAGRAEALYLRTQVAKMAESLGMRLLSAGAHPIDDWQEQDRTDHPRYEELDEQLQDVARSILIFGLHVHIGIEDRNHLIEIMNQARNYIPHVLALSANSPFWQGRNTGYKSFRTTVWQRFPRSGLPDIYPSYGEFERFVNTLVTTNCIDDGKKIWWDLRPHPFHQTLEFRVCDMPATFDETIALAALFQALVARLDWMRAHNRSVHLYPTALLNENKWRAARYGLDGKLIDFPNQREIPTREAIHELLDFVDEVIDDLGSRQEMNCLRRLLESQEGTGADRQLAIYEQTGDLASVVRWLAHTTMQGVAPAEALAERPAQAEQVGD, from the coding sequence ATGCCTGGCAAGTATACGTTGGGGATTGAGGAAGAGTTTCAACTTGTAGACGCCGTTACCGGAAGTTTGCGATCAGGGATTGTGCCGCTGATGGCGCTGACCAAAGAGCAGCTAGGCGATCAGGTCAAAGCCGAGTTCTTGCAATGCACCGCCGAAACGATCACTGGCGTCTGCCCCAGCATTGCCGCTGGCCGAGCCGAAGCCCTCTATCTGCGAACGCAGGTAGCAAAGATGGCCGAGTCTCTGGGCATGCGGCTGCTCTCGGCTGGCGCCCATCCCATTGACGACTGGCAGGAGCAAGACCGCACCGATCATCCCCGCTACGAAGAGCTTGACGAGCAGCTACAAGACGTCGCGCGCTCCATTCTCATCTTTGGATTGCACGTCCACATTGGCATCGAAGACCGCAATCACCTGATCGAGATCATGAATCAGGCGCGGAACTATATCCCGCACGTGCTGGCGCTTTCGGCCAATTCTCCCTTCTGGCAGGGGCGCAACACCGGCTATAAGTCGTTCCGCACCACCGTCTGGCAGCGTTTCCCGCGCAGTGGCCTGCCCGATATTTATCCGTCTTATGGCGAATTCGAGCGCTTCGTCAATACGCTCGTCACCACGAACTGCATTGACGATGGCAAGAAAATCTGGTGGGACTTGCGCCCGCATCCCTTTCATCAGACGCTGGAGTTTCGCGTCTGCGATATGCCTGCCACGTTCGATGAGACGATTGCGCTGGCCGCGCTGTTCCAGGCGCTGGTCGCCAGGCTGGACTGGATGCGCGCCCACAATCGAAGCGTGCATCTCTATCCGACGGCGCTGCTCAACGAAAACAAATGGCGCGCCGCGCGCTACGGCCTGGATGGCAAGCTGATTGATTTCCCCAACCAGCGCGAAATCCCCACGCGAGAGGCTATTCATGAACTGCTGGATTTCGTTGATGAGGTGATTGATGATCTGGGCAGCCGCCAGGAGATGAACTGCCTGCGTCGGTTGCTTGAGAGCCAGGAAGGCACAGGCGCAGACCGCCAGCTTGCCATCTATGAGCAAACCGGCGACCTCGCCTCCGTCGTGCGCTGGCTGGCACATACCACCATGCAGGGCGTCGCGCCAGCAGAAGCCCTGGCAGAACGCCCGGCGCAGGCAGAACAGGTGGGCGATTGA
- a CDS encoding metallophosphoesterase, producing MATAILSDLHLGAAHGDDLLRYPFFCDLLREQLDGVDHIVLLGDILDLRFQQLEDALLISTPFLSMLGDALRGARHPRVTYIPGNHDHHYAVRLIESEQERAIEAGEPFTLRQVVAPPDFFLSRQLARIIGGPVDVRFAYFYDTLESSEGPIFLIHGHYLDLHLGAAPARLLSLVQASIAAAGQTVDGFSPDLYEAILRPQYELLHWIGQSPGGGQMQSRIYERLRGGAPPSTRLRQIRRAALRGAASVGGRVGVALAETLANRIVKGGLSLTSPAREAQAEATIHAFNLSLEELAPYLPDGMRYVIFGHTHRPGPLEEGDSLDRWRVKMRGQEVAAMNCGSWLYDDGKARRPDYRPQRWPGTFILIPDQGPPRLVETLADLAQDELEAQLSEREPEETEDESDAGPDENNVQTDLLLDSY from the coding sequence TTGGCTACCGCGATACTCTCGGACCTGCACCTTGGCGCGGCGCATGGCGATGACCTGCTGCGCTATCCCTTCTTTTGTGACCTGCTGCGCGAGCAGCTTGATGGCGTTGACCATATCGTCTTGCTCGGCGACATTCTTGATCTTCGTTTCCAGCAGTTGGAAGACGCGCTGCTCATCTCCACCCCGTTCCTGAGCATGCTGGGCGACGCGCTGCGCGGGGCCAGACATCCGCGCGTCACCTATATTCCCGGCAACCACGATCATCATTATGCTGTGCGGCTGATCGAAAGCGAACAGGAACGGGCCATCGAGGCGGGCGAACCATTTACACTCAGGCAGGTGGTCGCGCCACCGGATTTTTTTCTGTCGCGCCAGCTTGCCCGCATCATCGGCGGCCCGGTGGATGTACGCTTCGCTTATTTCTATGACACTCTTGAATCCTCCGAAGGCCCCATTTTTCTGATACACGGCCATTACCTGGACCTGCATCTTGGCGCGGCTCCGGCTCGGCTGCTGAGTCTGGTGCAGGCAAGCATCGCAGCGGCAGGCCAGACGGTGGACGGCTTCTCGCCCGATCTCTACGAAGCCATTCTGCGCCCGCAATACGAACTGCTCCACTGGATTGGGCAATCGCCAGGTGGGGGCCAGATGCAGAGCCGCATCTACGAGCGGCTGCGCGGCGGAGCGCCTCCCAGCACCCGCCTGCGCCAGATTCGCCGGGCCGCCCTGCGTGGGGCAGCCTCGGTTGGCGGCAGGGTGGGCGTGGCGCTGGCAGAAACGCTGGCGAACCGCATCGTCAAAGGCGGCCTTAGCCTGACTTCGCCCGCCCGCGAGGCCCAGGCAGAGGCGACCATCCACGCCTTCAACCTGAGCCTGGAGGAGTTGGCCCCCTATCTGCCTGACGGCATGCGCTATGTCATCTTCGGCCACACGCACCGCCCAGGGCCACTCGAAGAGGGCGACAGCCTTGATCGCTGGAGAGTGAAGATGCGCGGGCAAGAGGTGGCGGCAATGAACTGCGGCTCCTGGCTCTATGATGACGGCAAAGCGCGCCGACCCGATTACCGCCCGCAGCGCTGGCCCGGCACTTTCATCCTGATTCCCGACCAGGGGCCGCCGCGTCTGGTGGAAACGCTGGCTGATCTCGCTCAGGATGAACTGGAGGCGCAGCTCAGCGAACGCGAACCAGAAGAAACTGAGGATGAAAGCGACGCCGGCCCGGATGAGAACAACGTCCAGACGGACCTGCTGTTAGATAGCTATTGA
- a CDS encoding MFS transporter gives MRTHQEEALASAKSGSAASVNLSKPETTFDESAGDPTARKWLVMAVVGVGGFMAALNSASLIIILPTLQADLHTDLINILWVMLAYVLASAVLLLSVGRLADLIGNKRIYVLGYLIFGLGSTLCALAGNVWVLIAARFVQGIGGALLMANTSAIITHTFPKRELGRALGIASATFSVGTTLGPIVGGLLTDAINWHWAFWFNVPFAAIGLVLAALYLHSEIGARQNTGREGFDWIGAVLLAISLSALLYFVSLGPLYGWSSARMLGTLAIFLVTAALFIGRQLVAPAPLLHLRLFQHRLFTMANLSAALASMGMIAVLFLMPFYLEDVLHYSLFLSAVLLTPYPLTMLIVAPISGWLSDRLGSRTLGTIGMALSALSLLWMSTLGIHSTYGDVAVRLVVLGLGMGLFQSPNNSAVMSSAPSTRRGIASAVLGTMRNLGTMLGIGITGAVFVSFMPYNAFLQLALTGETTQSGVDAVIAAFRICYWAATLFAVLGIITSLSRGKSLPQTAHQAA, from the coding sequence ATGCGCACACACCAGGAGGAGGCTCTTGCGTCAGCAAAGAGCGGCAGCGCCGCCAGCGTCAACCTGAGCAAGCCAGAGACAACGTTCGATGAATCGGCAGGCGATCCCACCGCCAGGAAGTGGCTGGTCATGGCCGTTGTGGGCGTTGGCGGCTTCATGGCCGCGCTCAACTCCGCCAGTCTGATTATCATCCTGCCCACCCTGCAAGCAGACCTGCATACCGATCTTATCAACATTCTCTGGGTAATGCTGGCTTATGTGCTGGCTTCTGCCGTTCTCTTGCTCAGCGTCGGACGATTGGCCGACCTGATCGGCAACAAACGCATCTACGTGCTGGGCTACCTCATCTTCGGGCTAGGCTCCACGCTGTGCGCGCTGGCAGGTAACGTCTGGGTGCTTATCGCGGCGCGCTTCGTGCAGGGCATCGGCGGCGCGTTGTTGATGGCTAATACCTCCGCGATTATCACCCATACCTTCCCCAAACGAGAACTGGGCCGCGCGCTGGGCATTGCCTCGGCGACCTTCTCGGTGGGCACCACCCTTGGCCCCATTGTTGGCGGGCTGCTGACAGATGCGATCAACTGGCATTGGGCTTTCTGGTTCAACGTGCCTTTCGCCGCCATCGGGCTAGTGCTGGCCGCGCTGTACCTGCACAGCGAAATTGGCGCGCGGCAGAACACCGGGCGAGAAGGCTTTGATTGGATCGGCGCTGTCCTGCTGGCGATCAGCCTGTCGGCGCTGCTGTACTTTGTCTCGCTCGGTCCGCTCTATGGCTGGAGTTCGGCGCGAATGCTCGGAACGCTTGCCATCTTTCTCGTGACCGCCGCGCTCTTCATTGGGCGTCAGCTTGTCGCGCCAGCGCCGCTGCTTCACCTGCGCCTATTTCAGCATCGCCTCTTCACGATGGCAAACCTCTCCGCCGCCCTCGCTTCAATGGGCATGATCGCCGTCCTCTTCTTGATGCCCTTCTACCTCGAAGATGTATTGCACTACTCGCTCTTTCTCTCCGCCGTTCTGCTGACTCCCTACCCGCTGACGATGCTGATTGTCGCGCCGATCAGCGGCTGGCTCTCTGACCGGCTTGGCTCGCGCACCCTTGGGACTATTGGCATGGCCCTTTCGGCGCTGAGCCTGCTCTGGATGAGTACCCTGGGCATCCATTCGACCTATGGCGACGTTGCCGTCCGGCTCGTCGTGCTGGGGCTGGGCATGGGCCTCTTCCAATCGCCAAATAACAGCGCGGTTATGAGTTCGGCCCCCTCGACACGTCGCGGCATCGCCTCGGCGGTGCTGGGTACGATGCGCAACCTGGGTACGATGCTGGGCATCGGCATTACCGGCGCGGTCTTCGTCAGCTTTATGCCCTATAACGCCTTTCTCCAACTTGCCCTGACCGGCGAAACGACCCAGAGCGGCGTGGACGCGGTGATCGCCGCATTCCGCATCTGCTACTGGGCTGCCACGCTCTTCGCTGTGCTGGGCATCATTACCTCGCTCAGCCGGGGCAAATCGCTCCCGCAGACCGCCCACCAGGCCGCCTGA
- a CDS encoding restriction endonuclease has protein sequence MARTMPSPFQRKRRRQGRATHQNQMRQRVLALGALGSLVFLLMAWLIWQGLFWFQSHPLVVTAFLISALALGLLAVCGFFYWTFHLPPPGSRWRHPRRADLARYYDQRGTLQRLQAMDPVAFERHIGQLFELEGYRVDYTPRSGDGGVDLLLRRPGRSRRAPGSGLALAQCKRYAPQHSVGSPELQQFSGALRRALAYEGYFVTTSFFTPAAQAWARNEGIHLIDGLALLHWRTRLERRARLGLLSLDACAALGLPLPEEANQRPDEYSADAGSYPLPG, from the coding sequence ATGGCACGGACGATGCCTTCTCCCTTCCAGCGGAAGCGCCGACGCCAGGGGCGAGCTACCCATCAGAACCAGATGCGGCAGCGAGTTCTGGCGCTGGGGGCGCTCGGTTCGCTGGTATTCTTGCTGATGGCCTGGCTGATCTGGCAAGGGCTGTTCTGGTTCCAGAGTCATCCCCTGGTTGTCACGGCTTTCTTGATAAGCGCCCTGGCGCTGGGCCTGCTGGCCGTGTGTGGGTTCTTCTACTGGACGTTTCACCTGCCACCACCTGGCTCGCGCTGGCGGCATCCACGCCGGGCCGATCTGGCGCGTTACTATGACCAGCGCGGGACGCTTCAGCGTTTGCAGGCGATGGACCCCGTTGCGTTTGAGCGCCATATCGGCCAACTCTTCGAGCTAGAGGGCTATCGTGTGGACTATACGCCGCGCAGCGGTGATGGCGGCGTTGATCTGTTGCTGCGCCGCCCAGGACGGAGCCGCCGCGCGCCTGGCAGCGGATTGGCGCTGGCTCAGTGCAAGCGCTACGCGCCGCAGCATTCGGTTGGGTCGCCTGAACTGCAACAATTCTCAGGGGCGCTGCGCCGCGCCCTTGCCTATGAAGGCTATTTTGTCACCACCAGCTTTTTTACGCCTGCCGCGCAGGCGTGGGCACGAAACGAGGGCATTCACCTGATTGATGGGCTGGCGCTGCTGCACTGGCGCACACGCCTGGAGCGCCGCGCGCGCCTGGGATTGCTCTCGCTCGATGCCTGCGCGGCGCTTGGCCTGCCCCTGCCTGAAGAGGCGAATCAGCGCCCGGATGAATATTCCGCTGACGCTGGCTCTTACCCACTCCCTGGTTAA
- a CDS encoding L-threonylcarbamoyladenylate synthase — MLRILTAWDEATGSVIDTAITAAVETARAGGMIAFPTDTLFGVAVDGCNAAAVQRVFQVKRRPPDKPLPLLVADVAAVGEVALEERLSPGARRLMHRYWPGALTIVLPAQPGLVAGTRQDDKVAVRVPNHPVALAVLRSFGGPLATTSANISGMEGARNPEEVAQSIGEGIDVLLIGGPPLRELASSIIDVTVDPPEQLRAGAIPWDELIAVAQGE; from the coding sequence ATGCTGCGTATTCTTACCGCCTGGGATGAGGCAACGGGAAGTGTGATTGATACCGCCATCACGGCGGCGGTAGAAACCGCCCGCGCCGGAGGCATGATCGCGTTCCCAACCGATACGCTTTTTGGCGTCGCGGTAGACGGGTGTAACGCTGCGGCTGTCCAGCGCGTATTTCAAGTAAAGCGTCGTCCGCCGGACAAGCCGCTGCCGCTCTTAGTGGCCGATGTCGCTGCTGTAGGCGAGGTGGCCCTGGAGGAGCGGCTTAGTCCTGGCGCGCGACGGCTGATGCATCGCTACTGGCCCGGCGCACTGACCATCGTGCTGCCAGCCCAACCGGGATTGGTCGCGGGAACCCGGCAAGATGATAAGGTTGCTGTGCGCGTACCCAATCATCCGGTGGCGCTGGCCGTTCTGCGGTCTTTTGGCGGGCCACTGGCGACCACCAGCGCCAATATCTCTGGCATGGAAGGCGCGCGGAACCCTGAAGAAGTCGCGCAGAGTATTGGCGAAGGGATTGATGTGTTGTTGATTGGTGGCCCGCCGCTGCGCGAACTGGCCTCCAGCATCATTGATGTGACAGTTGATCCGCCAGAGCAGCTTCGCGCCGGGGCCATCCCCTGGGATGAGTTGATCGCTGTAGCACAGGGCGAATGA